GACATGCTCAGCCTTCCACCCAGCGGGCGCCGAGCGGGCCTTCGAGGAGACCTTCGGCGATGATCAGGTCCAGCGGCGTGGTGATTTTCAGCGATTGGCTGGCGCCGCGCACCGCGTAGACCGGAACGCTGAGGAGTTCCACCAGCATGGCGTCGTCGGTGACGGCGGCTGCCTGGCCGGCGTCGAAGGAGGCCGCCGCGTCGTGGGCGCGCCGGAGGGTGGCAAGCTCGAACCCCTGGGGGGTCTGCACAGCCCGGAGGGTTTCCCGGGCTGCGGTTCCGGTGACGAGCTCCGGGGCGATTGCTGCGCCACCGCCGGTGGCCGGCTCCGCCGTCTTGACCGTGTCCACCACGGGCATGACCGGGATGACGGCCAGTGCGCCGGCCGCAAGTGCCTGGGACACCCGGTGGAAGACCGCCTCCGGCGTCAGGGCGCGTGCGGCGTCGTGGACCAGGACTGCTTCTGTGGCTGGCAGGAGCGCTGCCAGCGCGGCGCGGACGGACTCGGCGCGCGTGGCGCCGCCGTCGACGATCGTCACGACCGGGAGCTGCCCGCCGTCGCCCGCGTGGCCGGCGCGCCGCCGCTCCGCTTTGAGGTCCTGGGCGAAGGCCTCACAGAGGGCGTGGAGTTCCGGATCGCCGGGCGGGATGGCGACGCAGATCTGCCGCGCGATACCCGCGGCGGCGACGCCCCGCAGGGCGTGGGTGAGGATGCTGTCCCCGCCCAGGGGTACCTTGGCTTTCGGCATGCC
This DNA window, taken from Pseudarthrobacter sp. ATCC 49987, encodes the following:
- a CDS encoding IspD/TarI family cytidylyltransferase, whose product is MDSAPRTPVTAVIVVAAGSGQRLGYGMPKAKVPLGGDSILTHALRGVAAAGIARQICVAIPPGDPELHALCEAFAQDLKAERRRAGHAGDGGQLPVVTIVDGGATRAESVRAALAALLPATEAVLVHDAARALTPEAVFHRVSQALAAGALAVIPVMPVVDTVKTAEPATGGGAAIAPELVTGTAARETLRAVQTPQGFELATLRRAHDAAASFDAGQAAAVTDDAMLVELLSVPVYAVRGASQSLKITTPLDLIIAEGLLEGPLGARWVEG